A region from the Tigriopus californicus strain San Diego chromosome 9, Tcal_SD_v2.1, whole genome shotgun sequence genome encodes:
- the LOC131887158 gene encoding chorion peroxidase-like → MLMQWGQILDHDITSTPMIRGLNGSILDCSGCQSNGRHPGCYPILVPRSDKFFPVREARSGQRKCIPFTRSLPGQTKLGPREQINQNTAYVDASHLYGSHPCRLEDLRLHRNGRMRVLEHPRSKIFKNLMPRNNENDECRSPIGLCFHTGDDRNNEQPGLTSIHTLLLREHNRLADQLQAVNPLWNDEKTFQEARKILMAINQHISYNEFLPRVLGTEITRAFGLTAAEGYYHKYNPDCTADVHNEFATAAFRFGHSLIRPMFAMFSATMKKMNDSGVRLRDHFNNPDVVYGSHFIDQILRGMVMNPMEQFDNTISDELTNHLFQERGKQFSGMDLASLNIQRGRDHGLPGYTKYRRLCLQKFESRKFNQHPQGLFQQIRELKDLHHIFRPDVAQIVARLYRHVDDIDLFTGGLSEIPLEGAVVGPTFACLIADQFEKLRQCDRFWFESPDEHIQFSLEQLQEIRKVTLGSLICRNCDLFAPMPRNVFDIPDDVNNPMEDCQNHPMIDIAKWNDPKASSSSRGGRGFNVVVPFCDFEGRVALPGSKVRTSACVKCECNSDEICSTLKFDNCADLIEDVGPFAVTVDPNCSQECRSQAQAKILQSSTL, encoded by the exons ATGCTGATGCAATGGGGCCAAATCTTGGATCACGATATCACCTCGACTCCGATGATTCGTGGTTTGAACGGCTCCATCTTGGACTGCAGCGGTTGTCAGTCCAATGGCCGTCATCCAGGTTGCTATCCAATTCTCGTGCCGCGAAGTGACAAGTTCTTTCCGGTGCGCGAGGCTCGATCCGGACAAAGAAAGTGTATTCCATTCACGAG ATCACTCCCCGGACAAACGAAATTGGGGCCGCGAGAGCAGATCAATCAAAATACGGCTTATGTGGATGCATCTCATCTATACGGAAGCCATCCATGTCGATTAGAGGATTTAAGGCTTCACCGAAACGGCCGCATGAGGGTATTGGAGCACCCACGGTCCAAGATATTCAAGAACTTAATGCCGAGGAACAACGAGAACGATGAATGTCGTTCCCCGATTGGACTTTGCTTTCATACCG GTGACGACCGCAACAACGAGCAGCCTGGCCTTACCAGTATTCACACGTTACTCTTGCGTGAACACAACCGTTTGGCCGACCAACTTCAGGCCGTGAATCCATTGTGGAATGACGAGAAGACTTTCCAGGAAGCCAGGAAGATTCTCATGGCCATTAATCAACATATTTCATACAA TGAATTTCTCCCACGTGTCCTTGGAACTGAGATCACCCGGGCGTTTGGTCTGACTGCAGCCGAGGGCTACTACCACAAATACAATCCGGATTGCACGGCGGATGTTCACAATGAGTTCGCCACGGCCGCTTTTCGATTCGGCCACAGCCTTATTCGGCCCATGTTTGCCATGTTTTCGGCCACCATGAAGAAGATGAACGATTCCGGGGTGCGATTAAGAGATCATTTCAACAACCCTGATGTGGTCTACGGATCCCATTTCATTGATCAGATCCTCCGAGGAATGGTCATGAATCCCATGGAACAGTTCGACAACACCATCTCGGACGAGCTCACCAACCATTTGTTTCAAGAGCGAGGGAAACAGTTCTCGG GCATGGATTTAGCTTCTCTGAATATTCAACGAGGTCGAGATCACGGACTCCCAGGCTACACCAAATATCGACGACTTTGCCTGCAGAAATTCGAAAGTCGGAAATTCAATCAACATCCCCAGGGTCTTTTCCAACAAATCCGAGAATTGAAGGATCTGCACCACATCTTCCGACCGGATGTGGCTCAAATCGTGGCTCGCTTGTACAG GCACGTAGATGATATTGACTTGTTTACTGGGGGTTTGTCCGAAATTCCCCTGGAGGGAGCTGTGGTGGGTCCAACATTTGCTTGTTTGATTGCGGATCAGTTCGAGAAATTACGACAATGCGATCGATTCTGGTTTGAGAGCCCGGATGAACATATTCAGTTCTCATTGGAACAGCTACAAGAAATCCGCAAAGTGACGCTGGGTTCGCTAATTTGTCGTAATTGCGATCTGTTTGCCCCAATGCCAAG AAATGTATTTGACATCCCGGATGATGTCAATAATCCAATGGAAGATTGTCAAAATCATCCCATGATCGACATTGCTAAATGGAATGATCCAAAAGCATCAAGTTCCAGCCGTGGTGGCCGTGGATTCAATGTTGTCGTCCCATTTTGTGACTTTGAAGGTCGCGTGGCTTTACCCGGATCAAAAGTCCGTACATCTGCTTGCGTAAAATGTGAATGTAATTCTGACGAGATTTGTTCGACACTAAAATTCGACAATTGTGCGGATCTTATTGAGGACGTGGGTCCTTTTGCTGTGACTGTGGATCCGAATTGCAGTCAAGAATGTCGAAGCCAGGCTCAAGCCAAGATCCTACAAAGTTCCACTTTGTAG
- the LOC131887160 gene encoding uncharacterized protein LOC131887160 yields the protein MDLEFRLRWPQRCYSNDLVVFLVGIGAYNVVTAFMIVYYHINSPLRNLHIPPLMDPIQLGPNQDSSMDKQCQCKKIETTLEESACSDFSATRGPNQRVISFSLFGVDNPKYKLQDLRDNLQDLPKFYPGYVMRIYHDRVNVSALCDLFCHNDLLDLCYAGDIVITHGVMLNEKFGMLWRYIPLLDPLVSEFHARDLDSRFLNREVQSVRDWQRSGKSLHIMRDHPSHNAVIMGGLFGMRKTIENQPLIANILHVILEKAYKCHMRQLDQYLLKLYLWPTFQHDSFIQDSYHCHWHQDIQPFSTRRVPGRGRNFLGSTDDSDVLNQSCPIQCRPKENKDWTIC from the exons ATGGATCTAGAGTTCCGGCTTAGGTGGCCCCAAAGGTGCTATTCCAACGATTTAGTTGTGTTTCTAGTCGGGATAGGCGCCTACAATGTGGTTACTGCTTTCATGATTGTCTATTATCATATTAACTCACCATTACGGAACCTGCATATTCCGCCTCTAATGGATCCAATTCAATTAGGACCCAACCAAGATTCATCCATGGATAAACAGTGCCAATGCAAGAAAATTGAGACCACGCTGGAAGAGAG TGCTTGTAGCGATTTTTCCGCCACCAGAGGGCCAAATCAAAGAGTGATTTCGTTCAGCCTATTTGGTGTTGATAATCCCAAATATAAGTTGCAAGACCTGAGGGATAATCTTCAAGACTTACCAAAATTTTATCCGGGCTATGTGATGCGCATTTACCATGATCGCGTAAATGTGTCCGCCCTTTGCGATTTATTTTGTCACAATGATCTCTTGGATTTGTGTTACGCCGGTGATATAG TAATAACCCATGGTGTGATGCTCAACGAAAAATTTGGCATGCTTTGGCGATACATTCCCTTGCTCGATCCGTTGGTCAGCGAATTTCATGCCAGGGATCTCGATTCTCGATTCTTAAACCGTGAGGTTCAATCTGTGAGGGATTGGCAAAGATCCGGAAAGAGCCTACACATCATGCGAGATCACCCCAGTCACAATGCAGTGATTATGGGTGGCCTATTTGGGATGAGGAAAACAATCGAGAATCAGCCCTTGATCGCCAATATCCTTCAT GTCATCTTGGAAAAGGCTTACAAGTGTCATATGCGACAACTGGACCAGTACTTACTCAAACTATATCTTTGGCCAACATTTCAACACGATTCTTTCATTCAAGATAGCTACCATTGCCATTGGCACCAAGATATCCAACCATTTTCAACCCGACGTGTTCCAGGAAGAGGAAGGAACTTTTTAGGTTCCACTGATGATTCCGATGTATTAAACCAATCATGTCCCATTCAATGCCgtccaaaagaaaataaagactGGACGATATGCTAA